In Morganella morganii, the following are encoded in one genomic region:
- a CDS encoding APC family permease, whose product MSHNTTLDIGLNRTAANNRVQLAKTLTLVQVVMMGLAYLQPMTIFDTFGIVSEITSGHVATSYAIALTAILFTALSYGKLVKRFPSAGSAYTYAQKSMSPHIGFMVGWSSLLDYLFMPMINILLAKIYLQAIFPDCPPWIFVAGLVFLMTLFNLRGINVVANLNTGIVLVQVAVMIVFVGLLVRGVSAGEGAGTLLSFRPFASIDAELIPMISGATILCFSFLGFDGISSLSEETPNAGKVIPKAIFLTALIGGLIFIAVSYFLQLYFPDVSRFNNPEESQPEIMYMVAGAFFQSIILVFSCVTVLASGMAAQAGVSRLMYVMGRDGVFPEKFFGYVHPKWRTPALNVLLVGVLALSAVWFDLVTATALINFGALVAFTFVNLSVISQFYIRERRNKTLGDQINYLLLPIIGAATVTVLWFNLDAKSMELGLSWGALGLIYMLWLTRRFRRPMPQMPEQ is encoded by the coding sequence ATGTCGCATAATACTACCCTCGATATTGGCCTGAATCGTACAGCTGCCAATAACCGCGTACAACTCGCAAAAACACTTACCCTCGTTCAGGTTGTCATGATGGGGCTTGCGTACCTGCAGCCGATGACTATCTTTGATACGTTCGGGATTGTGTCCGAAATTACCAGCGGTCATGTTGCGACCTCTTATGCTATCGCACTGACAGCCATTCTTTTTACTGCGCTGAGTTACGGCAAACTGGTTAAACGGTTCCCGTCCGCAGGCTCGGCGTATACTTATGCCCAGAAATCCATGAGTCCACATATCGGCTTTATGGTTGGCTGGTCATCGCTGCTGGACTACCTGTTCATGCCGATGATCAACATTCTGCTGGCAAAAATTTATCTTCAGGCAATCTTCCCTGACTGTCCGCCATGGATTTTCGTCGCGGGTCTGGTTTTCCTGATGACATTATTTAACCTGCGCGGCATCAATGTTGTGGCAAACCTCAATACCGGGATTGTACTGGTACAGGTTGCTGTGATGATTGTGTTTGTCGGTCTGCTGGTCCGTGGTGTGTCTGCGGGTGAAGGGGCGGGTACGCTGCTCTCCTTCCGTCCGTTTGCTTCCATTGATGCGGAACTGATCCCGATGATAAGCGGGGCGACCATACTGTGCTTCTCCTTCTTAGGATTTGACGGTATCAGCTCACTGTCAGAAGAAACACCGAATGCCGGGAAAGTGATCCCGAAAGCGATTTTCCTGACCGCACTGATTGGTGGTCTGATCTTTATCGCGGTGTCTTATTTCCTGCAGCTCTATTTCCCGGATGTATCCCGTTTCAACAATCCGGAAGAGTCACAGCCTGAAATTATGTACATGGTGGCCGGTGCCTTCTTCCAGTCCATCATTCTGGTATTCTCCTGCGTAACCGTACTGGCTTCCGGTATGGCGGCACAGGCAGGGGTATCCCGTCTGATGTATGTGATGGGCCGTGACGGCGTGTTCCCGGAGAAATTCTTCGGCTACGTGCATCCGAAATGGCGTACCCCGGCACTGAACGTGCTGCTGGTGGGTGTGCTGGCGCTGAGTGCAGTCTGGTTTGATCTGGTTACCGCAACCGCGCTGATTAACTTCGGGGCACTGGTGGCGTTCACTTTCGTTAACCTGTCTGTGATTTCACAGTTCTACATCCGCGAGCGCCGTAACAAGACGCTGGGCGACCAGATCAACTATCTGCTGCTGCCGATTATCGGTGCCGCGACAGTGACCGTGCTCTGGTTCAACCTCGATGCGAAATCGATGGAACTGGGTCTGAGCTGGGGCGCGCTGGGTCTGATTTATATGTTATGGCTGACCCGCCGTTTCCGCCGTCCGATGCCGCAGATGCCGGAACAGTAA
- a CDS encoding sulfite exporter TauE/SafE family protein produces MYIEHSLMADYFYAGLALLVIASFVAGYIDSIAGGAGLILIPAFMLTGLPPHMALGQEKLVSSVGTLAAISNFIKNKSVYWQIIPAGIISSFFGAWVGAKAIIYLPSETITYIIICMLPIGLLAAFFKGKLGGAQQGSAVRKSVWLVFFTCFIVGFYDGFFGPGTGSIFIICLFLINNLDLLKSSATSKIFNLASNAGGLVAFIMAGHIAFLLSIPMIAASLLGNHLGSQHAIRTNGEIVRKILILTVGIMMVTLLINLFR; encoded by the coding sequence ATGTATATTGAGCACAGTCTGATGGCAGACTATTTTTATGCGGGACTGGCACTGCTGGTCATCGCCTCTTTTGTGGCCGGATATATTGATTCCATTGCCGGCGGTGCAGGGCTGATTCTGATCCCGGCCTTTATGCTGACCGGTCTGCCGCCGCATATGGCGCTGGGACAGGAAAAACTGGTGAGCTCTGTCGGTACGCTGGCGGCCATTTCTAATTTCATTAAAAACAAATCGGTTTACTGGCAGATAATTCCGGCCGGGATTATTTCATCGTTCTTCGGGGCCTGGGTGGGCGCGAAAGCGATTATATATCTGCCGTCTGAAACGATTACCTATATTATTATCTGTATGCTGCCGATCGGCCTGCTGGCGGCCTTTTTTAAAGGAAAACTCGGTGGTGCACAACAGGGCAGCGCCGTGCGCAAATCTGTATGGCTGGTCTTTTTCACCTGCTTTATTGTCGGTTTCTATGACGGCTTTTTCGGGCCGGGTACCGGCAGTATCTTTATTATCTGTCTGTTTCTGATCAATAACCTCGATTTACTGAAATCCTCCGCGACCTCGAAAATCTTTAACCTGGCATCAAATGCCGGCGGACTGGTCGCCTTTATTATGGCCGGGCATATCGCCTTTCTGCTCAGTATCCCGATGATCGCCGCCAGTCTGCTCGGGAATCACCTCGGCAGCCAGCATGCTATCCGCACCAACGGAGAAATTGTCCGTAAAATCCTGATCCTGACAGTCGGGATTATGATGGTGACGCTGCTGATCAACCTGTTCAGATAA